In one window of Streptomyces sp. FXJ1.172 DNA:
- the fdhD gene encoding formate dehydrogenase accessory sulfurtransferase FdhD yields MGRVTERRKVIRIRAGAVSARPDTLVAEEPLEIRLNGKPLAITMRTPGDDFALAAGFLVSEGVLATAYDLQNIVYCAGATADGSNTYNVVDVKTAPGITLPDFSLERNVYTSSSCGLCGKASLDAVRTTARFPIADTPPVRVTPELLAGLPDRLRAAQRVFDRTGGLHAAALFTEDGELLDIREDVGRHNAVDKLVGRALQSGALPLSRAILLVSGRASFELAQKAVMAGIPVLAAVSAPSSLAVDLAAEAGLTLVGFLRGSSMNVYAGEDRIALREAAAQG; encoded by the coding sequence ATGGGACGAGTCACGGAACGTCGCAAGGTCATCCGCATCCGGGCGGGGGCGGTCTCCGCCCGGCCGGACACGCTCGTCGCCGAGGAACCCCTGGAGATCCGGCTGAACGGAAAGCCGCTCGCGATCACCATGCGCACGCCGGGCGACGACTTCGCGCTGGCGGCCGGGTTCCTGGTGAGTGAGGGTGTCCTGGCGACTGCATACGATCTGCAGAACATCGTCTACTGTGCGGGGGCGACTGCAGACGGATCGAACACCTACAACGTGGTCGACGTGAAGACCGCGCCGGGCATCACGCTGCCGGACTTCTCCCTGGAGCGGAACGTCTACACGTCCTCCTCGTGCGGCCTGTGCGGCAAGGCCAGCCTGGACGCCGTCCGCACGACCGCCCGTTTCCCGATCGCCGACACTCCCCCGGTCCGGGTCACCCCCGAGCTGCTGGCGGGCCTGCCCGACCGGCTGCGGGCGGCCCAGCGGGTGTTCGACCGGACCGGGGGCCTCCACGCGGCGGCTCTGTTCACCGAGGACGGCGAGTTGCTGGACATACGGGAGGACGTGGGCCGGCACAACGCGGTGGACAAGCTGGTGGGGCGGGCGCTGCAGAGCGGTGCTCTGCCGCTGTCGCGGGCGATTCTGCTGGTCTCGGGGCGGGCGTCGTTCGAGCTGGCGCAGAAGGCGGTGATGGCAGGCATCCCGGTGCTGGCGGCGGTGTCGGCGCCGTCGTCGCTGGCGGTGGACCTGGCCGCCGAGGCGGGGCTGACCCTGGTGGGATTCCTGCGGGGCAGCTCGATGAACGTGTACGCGGGCGAGGACCGCATCGCCCTGCGAGAGGCGGCCGCCCAGGGCTGA
- a CDS encoding SDR family oxidoreductase: MGLQGQRIVVIGGTSGIGLAVAEGSAREGAQVVVASRRQESVEAAVKVLGDGTEGHLLDATDEDAVRGFFERIGAYDHLVYTAGESLLLEPLAEADVARARRFLDTRLWGAYTAVKYGAASIRPGGSVVLTTGTAGRRPMPGSSAASALCGAMESLTRALAVELAPVRVNAVSPGLVRTELWRELPQADREGLFRSSAESLPVGRVGEPADVAEAYLYLMRGGYSTGSVVVVDGGGTLV; encoded by the coding sequence ATGGGCCTGCAAGGACAGCGGATCGTCGTCATCGGGGGTACGTCGGGCATCGGGCTCGCGGTCGCCGAGGGCTCGGCGCGGGAGGGCGCACAGGTGGTCGTCGCCTCACGCCGGCAGGAGAGCGTGGAGGCGGCGGTGAAGGTGCTGGGCGACGGCACCGAGGGGCACCTGCTGGACGCGACCGATGAGGACGCGGTGCGCGGCTTCTTCGAGCGGATCGGCGCGTACGACCACCTGGTGTACACGGCGGGTGAGTCGCTGCTGCTGGAGCCGCTGGCCGAGGCGGATGTCGCACGGGCGCGGCGGTTCCTGGACACCCGGCTGTGGGGTGCGTACACGGCGGTCAAGTACGGCGCCGCCTCGATCCGCCCGGGCGGTTCGGTGGTGCTGACCACGGGAACGGCGGGGCGCCGGCCGATGCCGGGTTCGAGTGCCGCCTCGGCGCTGTGCGGGGCGATGGAGTCGCTGACCCGGGCGCTGGCGGTGGAGCTGGCGCCGGTGCGGGTCAATGCGGTCTCGCCCGGGCTGGTGCGGACCGAGCTGTGGCGCGAGCTGCCTCAGGCGGACCGGGAGGGGCTGTTCCGGTCGTCCGCCGAGTCGCTGCCGGTGGGGCGGGTCGGCGAGCCGGCGGATGTCGCGGAGGCGTACCTCTATCTGATGCGAGGGGGTTACAGCACCGGGTCGGTGGTGGTCGTGGACGGGGGTGGCACGCTGGTCTGA
- a CDS encoding quinone oxidoreductase family protein — protein MRRVRYESTGGPLFLEEAPVPEPGPGELLVRCEAVGVTLPVVRKVTEAAEPIALGGEIAGEVVAAGEGVTRFRPGERVTGLCFGHGYADFALLHEAMASPVPDDATALDAIALVRSGLVAFGALEAARPVPGEAVLVTAAASGVGHLAVQLARARGAGRVVGAVSGPAKADFVRGLGADDCIQYADDSWGDPVDCVLDAVGGDLLTPALAALAPHGRLVAYSSGGGTIRAYDLLVGAKSVIGFQMALIARGRPELYEQWRKELWRLFAEGAVRPAVHAEFALEDAAKAHEAIETRANLGKVVLRP, from the coding sequence ATGCGTCGCGTCCGGTACGAGTCCACCGGCGGCCCGCTGTTCCTGGAGGAGGCCCCCGTCCCCGAGCCCGGCCCCGGCGAGCTGCTGGTGCGGTGCGAGGCGGTCGGCGTCACCCTGCCCGTGGTACGCAAGGTCACCGAGGCCGCCGAACCGATCGCGCTGGGCGGCGAGATCGCCGGTGAGGTGGTGGCGGCCGGCGAGGGCGTGACCCGCTTCCGGCCGGGCGAGCGGGTGACCGGGCTGTGCTTCGGGCACGGGTACGCCGACTTCGCCCTGCTGCACGAGGCCATGGCCTCGCCGGTCCCCGATGACGCCACCGCCCTCGACGCGATCGCACTGGTGCGCAGCGGTCTGGTGGCGTTCGGGGCGCTGGAGGCGGCGCGGCCGGTGCCGGGCGAGGCGGTCCTCGTCACCGCGGCGGCGAGCGGCGTCGGACATCTCGCCGTGCAGCTGGCACGGGCCCGGGGTGCGGGCCGGGTGGTGGGAGCCGTGTCCGGCCCGGCGAAGGCGGACTTCGTGCGCGGGCTGGGCGCGGACGACTGTATTCAATACGCAGACGACAGTTGGGGGGATCCGGTCGACTGTGTACTGGATGCGGTCGGCGGTGACCTGCTCACCCCGGCCCTCGCCGCCCTCGCCCCGCACGGCCGCCTGGTCGCCTACAGTTCGGGCGGCGGCACGATCCGGGCCTACGACCTGCTGGTGGGCGCCAAGTCGGTGATCGGCTTCCAGATGGCGCTGATCGCCCGCGGCCGGCCGGAGCTGTACGAGCAGTGGCGCAAGGAACTGTGGCGGTTGTTCGCCGAGGGCGCCGTACGGCCCGCCGTACACGCCGAGTTCGCACTCGAGGACGCGGCGAAGGCGCACGAGGCGATCGAGACGCGGGCCAATCTCGGCAAGGTCGTCCTGCGGCCGTAG
- a CDS encoding MarR family winged helix-turn-helix transcriptional regulator, with product MAEAPLSAIRSLPSWLLGRAAARGRTLVAGALAAEGQKMWHHVVLSAVRDLQPVAQADLGRSVGLDPKDLVGVLNDLQSAGHVVRAPDPRDRRKNAVSLTGEGARLLGRCEKAAGEANDELLAPLTAAERDQFMGLLIRISGTDG from the coding sequence ATGGCCGAAGCACCCCTGTCCGCGATCCGTTCCCTGCCCAGCTGGCTCCTCGGCCGCGCCGCCGCACGGGGCCGTACCCTCGTCGCCGGCGCCCTCGCGGCCGAGGGTCAGAAGATGTGGCACCACGTGGTCCTCTCCGCCGTCCGCGACCTCCAGCCCGTTGCCCAGGCCGACCTCGGCCGCAGCGTGGGCCTCGACCCCAAGGACCTGGTCGGCGTCCTCAACGACCTGCAGTCCGCCGGCCACGTCGTACGCGCCCCCGACCCCAGGGACCGCCGCAAGAACGCCGTCTCCCTCACCGGCGAGGGCGCCCGCCTCCTCGGGCGGTGCGAGAAGGCGGCCGGAGAGGCGAACGACGAACTGCTCGCCCCGCTGACGGCCGCCGAACGGGATCAGTTCATGGGCCTGTTGATCCGGATTTCCGGCACGGATGGCTGA
- a CDS encoding isochorismatase family protein — MTAAPVLDPQRTALLLVDLMERIVALPLEPRKGAEVLATAEELAHAFRAAAAPVVLVRVERPSAAEQPPGSALVAGLRREGDLEVVKRTIGAFQGTDLHERLRERGVTTLVFAGIATNLGVESTARAAADLGYDLVFVEDAMAALTAAEHEASVRLDFPRLGTVTTAAGVRLASA, encoded by the coding sequence ATGACCGCAGCTCCCGTGCTCGATCCGCAGCGCACCGCCCTGCTCCTCGTCGACCTGATGGAACGCATCGTCGCGCTGCCCCTGGAACCCCGCAAAGGCGCCGAAGTCCTCGCCACCGCCGAAGAGTTGGCACACGCATTCCGCGCCGCCGCAGCGCCCGTCGTGCTCGTGCGGGTCGAACGCCCCTCGGCCGCCGAACAGCCGCCCGGCAGCGCCCTGGTCGCGGGCCTGCGCCGAGAGGGCGACCTGGAGGTGGTCAAGCGGACCATCGGCGCCTTCCAGGGCACGGACCTGCACGAGCGGCTGCGCGAACGCGGCGTCACCACGCTGGTGTTCGCCGGCATCGCCACCAACCTCGGCGTCGAGTCCACCGCCCGCGCCGCCGCCGACCTCGGCTACGACCTCGTCTTCGTGGAGGACGCCATGGCCGCGCTCACCGCCGCCGAGCACGAGGCGTCCGTGCGGCTCGACTTCCCCCGGCTCGGCACGGTCACGACCGCCGCCGGCGTACGCCTCGCCTCCGCCTGA
- a CDS encoding LysR family transcriptional regulator produces the protein MDLDLRKVRYFTAVAELLHFGRAAERLHIAQPVLSRQIRALEKDLGAELFVRDSHGVRLTDAGQQLLDDGRQLLTAAEGTRRRVLRAARGPRRLVVGFRAGITVTDALRAFRAEHPDVETTARRLEWDDQEQLLLDGTLDIACVRSPVREEGLELRPLYTESRVVMLPSGHRLAGKPDLSLADLDGETWLRYSLPGPGDLPVRTVEEKFECVAAGTGITLVPRSVAAQYPRPDISYVPVTDAEPDQVLLAWAAGRRSPLITAFVAAVQSLG, from the coding sequence ATGGACCTCGACCTGCGGAAGGTGCGCTACTTCACGGCGGTCGCCGAACTGCTCCACTTCGGCCGTGCCGCCGAGCGGCTGCACATCGCCCAGCCCGTGCTGAGCCGTCAGATCCGGGCGCTGGAGAAGGACTTGGGTGCCGAACTGTTCGTACGCGACAGCCACGGCGTCAGGTTGACCGATGCCGGCCAGCAACTCCTCGACGACGGGCGGCAGTTGCTGACCGCCGCCGAAGGCACCCGGCGACGCGTCCTGAGGGCCGCGCGCGGGCCCCGGCGGCTCGTCGTCGGCTTCCGCGCCGGAATCACGGTCACCGACGCCCTGCGCGCCTTCCGCGCCGAGCACCCGGACGTCGAGACCACCGCCCGCCGACTCGAATGGGACGACCAGGAACAGCTCCTGCTCGACGGCACCCTCGACATCGCCTGCGTACGCTCCCCGGTCCGCGAGGAGGGCCTGGAGCTGCGGCCCCTGTACACCGAGTCCCGCGTGGTGATGCTCCCGTCCGGACACCGGCTCGCGGGCAAGCCGGACCTGTCCCTGGCCGACCTCGACGGCGAGACCTGGCTCCGGTACTCCCTTCCCGGGCCCGGCGACCTGCCGGTGCGGACCGTCGAGGAGAAGTTCGAATGCGTGGCCGCCGGCACCGGTATCACCCTCGTGCCGCGCTCGGTCGCCGCGCAGTACCCGCGCCCGGACATCAGCTATGTGCCGGTCACCGACGCCGAACCCGACCAGGTCCTGCTGGCCTGGGCGGCGGGCCGCCGCTCACCCCTGATCACGGCGTTCGTCGCAGCGGTGCAGTCCCTCGGCTGA